Below is a window of Brassica napus cultivar Da-Ae chromosome A5, Da-Ae, whole genome shotgun sequence DNA.
aatttggattccTCAGAAAAGGAGAAGTGAGTTAGGTTTGTGGATACAGAACTCAGAATTATACATAACAATTAACAGGTGAAAATACTTCTTTGTAAGATTATTAAAGGctttttataatctcttatcaGAATCAGAACAGTTCTCTCAGTATGTGTTTATATGCAAATGCTGAAACTTATAACTTGTAAGCAAGCTCTTAGATTGTTGAATTCcataagaaataagaaaaagagGTTTGTAAAAACATTTTGCTCAGATCAGATTAAACAAAGAAGAATGGCAAAATCAGAGAGGAAGATCAAGCCCTTTTCCAACATCAACACCAATGATTTGAAGTATTCCTTTGttcaaaatctgaaagaaaagagagaggaaaaaaaacatCTGTTAAGCTAATCTCTTTTGTCTATATGCATATCACTTAAATAACTATGTTGAACTCACCAGCTCAACAATGAAGGTACCGATGAGACCAATCATACAAGCTCTAGAGTTCCATATCTCAGCTGTAAATGTGAATCCCAGAAACGCTGGTACAAACTTGGGTTCCACTTTTGGCACTATCACCTTCCCAAccaagaaaacaaaagtaagGGAAtcgttaaaaccaaaaaaaaaaaacatttttatgtCTCAGAGTGTGTAATAGACAATTTACATACCCCTTGAGGGAGTTTAGCGGCGCGTACACAGAGAGACGATTGTTTCAGACCGAACCTGAGTGTTCTTTTGCTCTGACAATGGCCATGTTGAACCGACAGCCTCCGAGGAACAGGTAAGAAAGATGAGGACAATGGCGTCGAGGTGAGAAGCGAGCTCGCCATTTTCCTTTTGGCTCAGGAGAAGAGATGAGTCTTGGTTTTGTGGATGTGCTCCGTTTAGTCAGACGCATTTCATTCAGACAAATTCTGCAACGTGTCATATTCTTCTCACCACAAACTGGATTCCGACACACTATATTGACTGTTCgttgtaataatttaattttacaataataaaaataatttttcataattttttttgttttaaggcTATTTGTAACGTGATCCAATTGTATTTGACTATTTATAAGCCCATTATCTAGGGCCCATGTGGTAATGGGCTAACGTCGTCGTTTTATAGCATACAGAGATTGAGACAAAGGAAGTGTGTTCTGTTTCTTAGTAAAATAACTTGTTTGTTTGAGTTTTGTATTTAATGGCAGTCGTCGTCTCCGTTCATCGTCTTTCCGCAACCCACTTGATCTCTGAAAACTCTAAACCTCCTAAACTTCACTTGAAATTCAATACGCCTCGCCTGAGCTTTCATCATTTTCCTCAGACAAACAAGCACCAGCTCCGTTGCTTATCTGCGAAATCGACACCTTCGAGTCCAGACCCTGACTCTCCTCAAGGTCTCTCTCCTTCCCTATCTCAATTATAAAGTTTCTCCCTTTCTTTTTTTATGTGTTGGACTAATTGGTTGGGTTCAGATGGTGAAGAGCAGGAGAGTGTGGGAGTCAAAGCAGCTTTAGCAATGCTGAGATTCTACAAGAGTAATCAAAAACCTACCATTTTGCAATTGTTGTCTTCTGTAAGAGTGTTTCATAGGTGGCTAATGGCGTTTCTCGGTTAAAACAGGGGAGATATCGCCGGTGTTACCTAGAAGCTGCCGTTACGTTCCAACTTGCAGCGAGTACTCTATGGAAGCTTACAAAAAATATGGAGTTCTCAAAGGCACTGTTCTCACCACTTGGCGTCTCTGCCGCTGCAATCCTCTTGGTGGATCTGGATTCGATCCTCCAAGATGGTTTGGTGAGAGTGTGATCACTCCCcaggcagaagaagaagaagatagctATAGCAATGAGGATGAAAGAGAGATTtgaatgaaatataaaagaacAATAGAAGTTGTAAACTTTGAGAAGAGCTAGCATAGTTTGTTGTAACTACGAGAGAATAAGAATTACAACATTtgtaatcaaaaatatttgatcTTTTGGAGCGATTCATTGAGTAGACAAATCTTGAAATTGCCATGGGTTGAACTGGATTGACTTAGGGTCGGTGTTATCTTCAGAGCTATCCGCAGCTTCCCTATGTTCTGAGTACTTTCCGTTGAATTGATAAACTTCAAGATCCCCCCATGGTGTAGGAGTGACTTCTTCAGTTATATCAAACCACTTGGGAGTAAAGCTTTGACCTTTCTCTTCGCGAGTTCTCTTTTCAGCTCTCTGCCTCTCTTCCAAGCTATATAAACAAGATGTGTAATGAGAATTAGCTCAACTTCACTTTCAGATCGTAAAAAGACAAGTGTTTTGTGACCATACCTGCTCTTCTCATTACCGGATTTGGACATGTCGCCCATCTCTAGCGCGTATCTGTCAGGGCGTAACCGTGAATCAGACGGCAACAGCTTTTTCGGAGCAGTGTCAAAGCTGTTGATCTTGTGAGCAAAGTGTGTGTATTGGTACTTGTCATCCTTTGGAACATCAGCGAGTTTCCAGACCTATGAACAAAAGACAACATTGAGAGTGTCATCAAAGTGAAAGAGAAGTGTGTTGATGACGCTGGAGAAAAATTGCCTAACCTCCTTCAGTTCGGTGCCAGGGAGAGGTTCACCTTCACCGTCACACTGCTGATAACTCATGGACTCGTTCCATTTACCGGTCATGAGAATCTTGGGCTCCTCAGAGGCGTTGTAGACATATCCGTCCACTTCATATCGACCAGATCTGTTCAGACAGTACATGCACATTCCTTTGAGCTTAAAATGGGAATAAAAAAAACAGGAAGATGAGGTTGCGGTGAAGGGAACTTACCCGAACCAGCCACATGGTTGGAAGTAAAGCACGACTTTGTCACCTGTGGTCAGGTTAGTCATGATCATTTCCCCAGGAGAATCCACCCAAGTTCGTCCAAAGATTAGGTTGTGAACTTTGGTTAGAGGAGGTACCAAGTCAAGAACCACTCCATCTCTTTTAAGTGTCACTCGTGTCCTGCACCACAGATCCATCGCACTTGTTCAAGATCATGAACAAATAAAGAATGTTAATTCAGCAGCTGTGGTTTACCTTCCTACTGGGTAGACGTCAATGGAATTGCCTAGAAACTTTGTTTTCAGTTTTGATGTACAGTCATAAGTGAAATGCTCATTTTCAGCATGACCAGCGCTCATTGGCGGATGATGGCTGACCTGAGAACAAGGCCATTGGTGTAAGTTGGCAGCTAAACACTGAGTCGTTcacaattgtttttaaaaaagaaatggCTCTGACCTGTTCAGAGATGAAGTTAACACCATTGTAATTAGCCATCTCATAAGTCTCTCCAAGGATTGGATTGAACGGTTTCCAGGTACGTTGGAAAGCATAGTACACAGATATTGCCCATGATGCTGTTAAAAGGTCAATTCTCACGATTCAGCCACACAGGACACAGAAACTAAAATGGATAGATACTGATCGCAGCAGAAATCAAAGTAAGGAAGAGATGTGCTTACACGCATACACCATGCGCATATAAGGGTCTTCCGTTTGGTCTGCCATGTCTAATAGATGCGAGTATTCCATCAACTGTCAAGAAACAGAGCACATATCATCATCAATCATCATCGGATTACAAGATAAGAACAAAACTCAGGTATTGTAATGAGCTCAAACCTCAGCCATTTTCTGGAGCATTGTCATTGGTTCAAAGATAATCACAGGCAGTGTCACCATTGATGTGACATCAGATCCTATGTACTTCTGCATCATCTTCCAATAACCATCTCGATCCTGAGCATTGTGTTCAAAGATCATTAGATCAACAGTTGGTGACAACAAGGAGTGTGAAACAGagtatatctatatatacataCCTCTTGCTTCCACCTTCCTCTGTTTGCTTCCTCAGCTGCATCTTCTGTACTTCCTTCAGGGTTAATAACTTCAAGTCCCTCATAGCCAACCAAACTGAGAATCAAATCCAAAACACAACAAAACCCATTAAGCTTAATCCACAAAGGTCTAAACTTTACGTAAACCCAAACTCAATTACAACAAAATCTACGAAGATCTGAACATAGGAGAgacaccaaaaccaaaaaaaaatacagattcAAACCCAAAATTGAAATTAGCATTACGAATCTAGCTGAGTGGCGGATCCGGGTTTAACAAAAACGGATCTCAAAAACCTCACCCGTTAACTGATTTGGTCATGGCCGATCCCAAATTGGAGATCGAGGAAGCAAGAGACGCGAAGAACCCGCCGCCGTTTTTAGGATCGTTGGGAGCCATCTCTCTCCGCCGTGGGACACCACACTACGAGCTCCGGCGAAGAAAAAAGTTCGAGAAAAGGAGAGAGGCGGGCGTCCCTCGGAATCTAAACAGGAAACAGATTCCTCAATAATGGAATGACCCAGCGATGGAGACGATGCAGAGGAATTAGGATGGGTGCTTGTGCTGGCCTTCGTTGGCACTTCTTTCAAATTTAACATTGATCAAACCGGTTCAATTTAGAAGAATCGAAATTAAACCGAACTGGTTCGGCTAAAGTTGTTGTTGGTTCTCGCCGCGTTTTTCTAATTATTATCGGTTTAGTAAATACTTTCTCCGAACCGGGACTCTAACAGATTCTCGAACCGAACCGGAAGGTTGTTACGAATTATTCGTCATTGATGGCGTCACCAGAATGCATGCTCCTTCAAATTTGATCCATTGCTTTATCAGTCATTATATATCACGGTCGCAGATATAAATCTAAGTTGGTTTAAGCATAACATACATGTTTAAGCATTTAACTATATTATTCATGAACATTTTGGAATCTTAGATGTTCAAACGACTTTACATGCATAGCTTCAATAGAGAAATTGTGCTATACGTATCCTTTTGTAGTAGACGGATTCCAGAGTTTGATGTTTCAagatttattttccttttgatACACATAACAATGCATTCAGTATATGATTCATTAGGAGATTAATTATGCTGTGTCTTCATCTCCACGGTGATTTGCCCTTAAACTGAGCTGAAGATCCAATCCTTCAATCTCACCATGATGATTTGAACTTGATCCATCTATGCTAACCTCCATGGCTTTTCCGTCATCGTTATAGTATCATCAAGGTTCCTTTCTTGAACCCAAAACTCTTACCAGGACTTGTATCTTTGTCCACATCTTTTTCTTGATCATCATCACATGCCAAAAGCGTCTTGTTGCTGTTTTTCATTAAGCCATTAAGGTCTAGAGAGACAACTTCTGATAAATAACTATTTGGCGACACctgttaagctagatggacttccaacctaaaaccaattggtactAAGTGGAGTTGCACatccatcttatatattgctaaggatcccttccaatatccgatgtgggacatttatccctaatacgccccctcgagatgatggctctttaAGCGTCAATCTCGGAATGCTCGGGCAAGGATCGATGGGCCGACTTTGGGCTGGATCGATAATGGATCGGATTGGACTGCGTGgatcgggctctgataccattttaagctagatgggcttccaacctaaaaccaattggtactAAGTGGAGTTGCACatccatcttatatattgctaaggatcccttccaatatccgatgtgggacatTTATCCCTAATAACACCATCATCTTTATTATCTTCCATAAGCTTTCGTCTGATGAGATTAGCTCTGACTCTTCTGTGGATGGTCATATGCTCTCCTAGTGCTTGAGCATTTGAGAAACCCTTTAGCCAGAACCTGCATATGTAAGATCTTGACAGGGAATTGTACTCGCTTTAATGACCGTGTCTCGATACGCGATCGGAATAATCATCctgggttttagggtttttattttattttttccataTAATATTTAGGTTTCTTCcgtaaaaataaagagaaatatgaaaaaaggaaaattgtGAAAATTTAGCACTATGGTGAAGGAAGAACAGGTGAGAGGATTGTCTaattgatttcataaaaaaaaatgaaatgtatCAACTCGTTAATTGCGATGGCTCTAATCAAAATTTACAGTTCCAAGACgacaaaacaagaaaatgaaacaacCGTTGATCTATGTCATTACATGAATAATTTACTAGTGTTTTATAGTCATTCTATTCCGAAAATATCTATGTTTTAGTATTTTCTGTGATGTTAATGTATTAAGAGTATTATTTCCACACCTAAAATCATggcacaataaaaaaaaaacacttttcgTCACTCTTCGTCACTCTTCGTCACCCTATCTTATCATCTCAGCTAGTATAGCATCTGCTGGTTATTAAAGTTTTTACTTATCTcaacttatataaatattatcagATGATATATGCAAGTTACATTGGtgttaattgttttttatatattgcatGTTAACTTCAAATTGATATCAAACGTATAACTCTCAGGAATTTCATTGGAAGCATATCTAATCACCATAAAATTACATAACTGCATTAATACTTGGAATTCATCGAAACTTTGATTCACATATCAACTATTGAAAAAGACgtgttaaaattaatatattatcgTGAAATCAGTTTCCTTTTCACTTGCCTCAAATAATGATGTTAAAAACAAACTAACCTATTCGTTATCGTGTCACCGTATACGTATTGTAAGTAAGGAGAAGGTAATCCGCATCCCGAGGATTAAAAGTTACGCTGACTCACACATATATATGCCTAGCTATGCAATTAAACTTTAAACCTCAGGATGCCGATTACCCGGTCCTCACCAATACTCGCCATATATAGATGCATAACTTCTTTCATTTGCTTTTATCTTGTAAGATCtcgttttttttaatctttaaaagaTCTCGTTTTAGGAGttcttgttgttttgttttcgtTGTTGATAAGTTACTAGGAAATTGTCAGAATTTATAAGCCTCTTGAGGCCAAATAGTATGTGAGAGAAGATGCTTATTCGAAAGGTTTAATGCTATGAGAGCATATACATGTTTTCAGGTTTTATCGTGCATTGGTATGTTTTAAT
It encodes the following:
- the LOC111215789 gene encoding light-harvesting complex-like protein OHP1, chloroplastic, with translation MASSLLTSTPLSSSFLPVPRRLSVQHGHCQSKRTLRFGLKQSSLCVRAAKLPQGVIVPKVEPKFVPAFLGFTFTAEIWNSRACMIGLIGTFIVELILNKGILQIIGVDVGKGLDLPL
- the LOC111215790 gene encoding UPF0161 protein At3g09310, giving the protein MAVVVSVHRLSATHLISENSKPPKLHLKFNTPRLSFHHFPQTNKHQLRCLSAKSTPSSPDPDSPQDGEEQESVGVKAALAMLRFYKREISPVLPRSCRYVPTCSEYSMEAYKKYGVLKGTVLTTWRLCRCNPLGGSGFDPPRWFGESVITPQAEEEEDSYSNEDEREI
- the LOC106452729 gene encoding oxysterol-binding protein-related protein 3B — translated: MAPNDPKNGGGFFASLASSISNLGSAMTKSVNGLVGYEGLEVINPEGSTEDAAEEANRGRWKQEDRDGYWKMMQKYIGSDVTSMVTLPVIIFEPMTMLQKMAELMEYSHLLDMADQTEDPYMRMVYASSWAISVYYAFQRTWKPFNPILGETYEMANYNGVNFISEQVSHHPPMSAGHAENEHFTYDCTSKLKTKFLGNSIDVYPVGRTRVTLKRDGVVLDLVPPLTKVHNLIFGRTWVDSPGEMIMTNLTTGDKVVLYFQPCGWFGSGRYEVDGYVYNASEEPKILMTGKWNESMSYQQCDGEGEPLPGTELKEVWKLADVPKDDKYQYTHFAHKINSFDTAPKKLLPSDSRLRPDRYALEMGDMSKSGNEKSSLEERQRAEKRTREEKGQSFTPKWFDITEEVTPTPWGDLEVYQFNGKYSEHREAADSSEDNTDPKSIQFNPWQFQDLSTQ